A genomic segment from Bos mutus isolate GX-2022 chromosome 14, NWIPB_WYAK_1.1, whole genome shotgun sequence encodes:
- the LY6H gene encoding lymphocyte antigen 6H, which yields MLPAAMKGLGLVLLAALLCSSPAHGLWCQDCTLTTNSSHCTPKQCHPSDTVCATVWITDPSSSRKDHSVNKMCASSCDFVKRHFFSDYLMGFINSGILKVDVDCCEKDLCNGVAQAGRSPWALAGGLLLSLGPALLWAGP from the exons ATGTTGCCTGCAGCCATGAAGGGCCTCGGCCTGGTGCTGCTGGCCGCTCTGCTGTGCTCGTCCCCCG CTCACGGCCTGTGGTGCCAGGACTGCACGCTGACCACCAACTCCAGCCACTGCACCCCGAAGCAGTGCCATCCATCAGACACGGTGTGTGCCACTGTCTGGATCACAGATCCCAGCAGCA GCAGGAAGGATCACTCCGTGAACAAGATGTGTGCCTCGTCCTGTGATTTTGTGAAGCGGCACTTTTTCTCAGACTATCTGATGGGCTTCATTAACTCTGGGATCTTGAAAGTGGACGTGGACTGCTGTGAGAAGGATTTGTGCAATGGGGTGGCACAGGCAGGGCGCAGCCCCTGGGCCCTGGCTGGGGGGCTCCTGCTCAGCCTGGGGCCCGCCCTCCTCTGGGCTGGACCCTGA